From Lolium perenne isolate Kyuss_39 chromosome 5, Kyuss_2.0, whole genome shotgun sequence, a single genomic window includes:
- the LOC127299197 gene encoding uncharacterized protein — translation MAFSRALVALLLALAATAVSAAGGQYEPASCDGHKVTVQNLCDHDLRLNIEPLANSKLLFSNGYLLPRGTHREFPVCAWTGRVKLYGADMVEFHLGHEGGGWYQLTPGPTKSTIPVSCTPHGKLQGHCPTAGCNRSKCFEHSVPGGNCHGVSEMKIVYCST, via the coding sequence ATGGCATTCTCCAGGGCCCTAGTCGCTCTCCTGCTGGCGCTGGCGGCGACGGCAGTGTCCGCCGCCGGCGGGCAGTACGAGCCTGCGAGCTGCGACGGTCACAAGGTGACGGTGCAGAACCTGTGCGACCACGACCTGCGGCTGAACATCGAGCCGCTGGCCAACAGCAAGCTTCTGTTCAGCAACGGGTACCTCCTCCCCCGCGGCACCCACCGTGAGTTTCCGGTGTGCGCCTGGACGGGGCGCGTGAAGCTGTACGGCGCCGACATGGTGGAGTTCCACCTCGGGCACGAAGGCGGAGGCTGGTACCAGCTCACCCCCGGGCCGACCAAGTCCACCATCCCCGTCTCCTGCACCCCGCACGGCAAGCTCCAGGGCCACTGCCCCACCGCCGGCTGCAACAGATCCAAGTGCTTCGAGCACTCCGTCCCCGGCGGCAACTGCCACGGCGTCTCCGAGATGAAGATCGTCTACTGCAGCACCTAG